A portion of the Juglans microcarpa x Juglans regia isolate MS1-56 chromosome 1D, Jm3101_v1.0, whole genome shotgun sequence genome contains these proteins:
- the LOC121248690 gene encoding uncharacterized protein LOC121248690, translated as MNPKPKTSIRALGQRSIASSFPARSSGLYSGSTDSKEDNRDEASKKSRRTSLADFLDRKLHATSVMPRTVQGKSRPFSSPLGPRESSGSIDGPFGAKKDGEAKSNCVIDKVLFEQFKHNGEDKGDREGFCSDVACCKIDEVTESRKRRNPFQGGHEKHTARKHLLALGDDPEPKRKAEEERFISKKKSRPLYNHYANGRGWWDYNMEGVDNEEVGFNEVWEGVGSTTLGGIEWH; from the exons ATGAATCCAAAACCCAAGACTTCAATTAGGGCCTTGGGGCAGCGCTCCATCGCTTCGTCGTTCCCCGCTCGCTCTTCTGGTTTGTACTCTGG TTCTACTGATTCTAAAGAAGACAATCGAGACGAAGCTTCAAAGAAGAGCCGCCGCACGTCGCTCGCGGACTTCCTCGACAGGAAGCTGCACGCTACTTCTGTGATGCCCAGAACTGTTCAG GGGAAATCAAGACCTTTCTCGTCGCCGCTGGGCCCGAGAGAATCTAGTGGCTCCATCGATGGCCCTTTTGGGGCAAAGAAAGATGGGGAAGCAAAGTCAAACTGCGTCATCGACAAAGTGTTATTTGAACAGTTCAAGCATAATGGTGAAGATAAAGGAGATCGTGAAGGCTTCTGTAGTGACGTGGCATGTTGTAAGATAGATGAGGTGACAGAATCAAGAAAAAGGAGGAATCCATTTCAAG GTGGGCATGAGAAACATACTGCTCGAAAGCATTTATTAGCTCTTGGAGATGATCCAGAACCAAAGCGAAAAGCAGAGGAAGAGAGGTTTATTAGCAAGAAGAAATCAAGACCTCTTTACAATCACT ATGCAAATGGTCGTGGCTGGTGGGACTACAACATGGAAGGTGTTGATAACGAAGAAGTAGGCTTCAATGAAGTATGGGAAGGGGTGGGCTCTACTACATTAGGAGGAATAGAATGGCATTGA